AAATCAACTCTCCTCTGCCACCTTTTTCCCATCTTATCTATGATCTCTGATATGTTGTACATACGTGAAATTAAGacgttttctctctctcctttccctgTAGGTCTGACGTAGTGGTGCTTTGCTTCTCTCTGGCTAATCCCAATTCCCTGCGCCACGTACGCACTATGTGGTTCCCAGAGATCAAGCACTTTTGTCCCCGGACGCCGATCATTCTAGTTGGCTGCCAGCTGGATCTGCGCTATGCCGACTTGGATGCAGTTAACCGTGCACGACGACCCCTAGCCAAGTGAGACACCTTCTTCATCAGACATTAACAGACAAATTCAGCTAGAACATGCACCATGGTGGCTTTCAGTGAAGGTTGCATGTGAAGTTGATCTAGTTAATCAATGATCAGTAAAAGTAATGTAACGGTAACTGAATCACTGTAAATAAGGCATTGATAATTGCTCTACCTATCATTGATTGATGTTGCGAAGGAAAACCTGTGACGTGTTTAGAGTCATTTTTTGGCTGCtatacatttcattcattaacTGTAATCCCAGTTGTTCcatcatataaataaagtgtaggtaaatgttgttaaaattagTACTGAGATGAAGACATTTCGGTCTTGGTTTGTGTAAATTTCTAGTAGTGTTGAGATACCCAACTTCCTACTTCCTTTTTATTTGTACTTACTTCAATCTTTATCTAAACAATGTCATCATTACCATCATTATCTCTTCCTGCCACACAGACCCATCAAGCCTACAGATATCCTTCCCCCAGAGAGAGGCCATGAGGTTGCAAAGGAGCTTGGCATTCCTTACTATGAGACCAGCATTGTTGCCCAGTTTGGAGTCAAAGATGTTTTTGACAATGCCATCCGAGCCGCCCTCATCTCCCGTCGTCACCTGCAGTTCTGGAAGTCCCACCTGAAAAAGGTCCAGAGGCCCCTTCTCCAGGCACCCTTCCTGCCTCCCCGCCCACCTCGCCCTATAGTGGGCATCccagaccccccccccacagaCGGCGAGGGCCCTGATTCCCTTTTCTGCCAGCCACTGTGTGCAGATGTTCTTTTCCTTCTGCAGGGTGGTACCACTCGTGTCTTTGCACACAAAGTCTATCtggctacttcctgctccaagTTCTATGACCTCTTCACCCTTGATCTTGGTGGACCATGTATGGGGCCACGGTGGGAGGAACAGGAGAGCAAGGAAAACTTGGAGAGTGGGGAGGAAGATGagcagagcaggagaggagccaAGGAGCAAGCTGGGCGAACCAAGAGCCTGGACATCGATAAAGATGGAGTTGATGGAGGAGTGCGGGGCCTGAATCGACCCCAGCTGCTCCAGCAGGGCTCTTTGAGGACTTCCCAAAGTGATAATGCACTCCCCTCTCGAGCCCTGTACTCCCTGGGACCACTAGGGACTGGTCGAGCACTTTCAGGATGGGGAAGGGGGTTCCTGAGTGTGTGCCTGGAGCATGTTGATGATCCCAAGACCGGACGACCACGACTTATGACTGTTGTAGCCATGGATGCACTTATACAGGAAGAACCATTCAAGGTGAAGGACTTAAAAGCAACaagattacaaaaaaatatacatatatatacattataggGGAAAATAACACAATTCTGTTGATGTGATTATTAGAAATGTTAGCGTCATTTGAAAAAATAGCTTTTTGGTGTTTTCAAAGTTCTTCCAAAGCTATATATTTGACCTTTCCATTTGCTCTGGTTTCAGGCGGTGCTTCAGTACCTGTACACAGGCAGTCTAGACGAGGGCCGAGGGGATCTGATGCAGGTGGCCACTATCGCAGAGCTACTTGAGGTGTTTGACCTGCGGATGATGGTGGCCAATGTTCTCAA
This sequence is a window from Siniperca chuatsi isolate FFG_IHB_CAS linkage group LG5, ASM2008510v1, whole genome shotgun sequence. Protein-coding genes within it:
- the rhobtb4 gene encoding rho related BTB domain containing 4 isoform X2, which encodes MDIDTDYERPNVETIKCVVVGDNAVGKTRLICARACNATLTQYQLLATHVPTVWAIDQYRVCQEVLERSRDVVDEVSVSLRLWDTFGDHHKDRRFAYGRSDVVVLCFSLANPNSLRHVRTMWFPEIKHFCPRTPIILVGCQLDLRYADLDAVNRARRPLAKPIKPTDILPPERGHEVAKELGIPYYETSIVAQFGVKDVFDNAIRAALISRRHLQFWKSHLKKVQRPLLQAPFLPPRPPRPIVGIPDPPPTDGEGPDSLFCQPLCADVLFLLQGGTTRVFAHKVYLATSCSKFYDLFTLDLGGPCMGPRWEEQESKENLESGEEDEQSRRGAKEQAGRTKSLDIDKDGVDGGVRGLNRPQLLQQGSLRTSQSDNALPSRALYSLGPLGTGRALSGWGRGFLSVCLEHVDDPKTGRPRLMTVVAMDALIQEEPFKAVLQYLYTGSLDEGRGDLMQVATIAELLEVFDLRMMVANVLNRESFMNQEITKAFHVRRANRIKEGLNKGTFADVVFRLDDGCLPAHKPLLISSCNWMAAMFRGSFMESYIEEVSIPNTSTACMRGVLEFLYCGLLTPSPGLEPMELIVLANRLCLPRLVALTEQHAVDELLQLAVKGGDIDGQVLAYLELAQFHNAKQLSTWCLHHICTNYNSICRKFPKDMKVMSPENQRHFEKQRWPPVWFLKEEDRYLRSQKEREREEEILRKQHTKRGWCFWRHPSSSPHVS
- the rhobtb4 gene encoding rho related BTB domain containing 4 isoform X1; the encoded protein is MWVNSGTVGRALSMDIDTDYERPNVETIKCVVVGDNAVGKTRLICARACNATLTQYQLLATHVPTVWAIDQYRVCQEVLERSRDVVDEVSVSLRLWDTFGDHHKDRRFAYGRSDVVVLCFSLANPNSLRHVRTMWFPEIKHFCPRTPIILVGCQLDLRYADLDAVNRARRPLAKPIKPTDILPPERGHEVAKELGIPYYETSIVAQFGVKDVFDNAIRAALISRRHLQFWKSHLKKVQRPLLQAPFLPPRPPRPIVGIPDPPPTDGEGPDSLFCQPLCADVLFLLQGGTTRVFAHKVYLATSCSKFYDLFTLDLGGPCMGPRWEEQESKENLESGEEDEQSRRGAKEQAGRTKSLDIDKDGVDGGVRGLNRPQLLQQGSLRTSQSDNALPSRALYSLGPLGTGRALSGWGRGFLSVCLEHVDDPKTGRPRLMTVVAMDALIQEEPFKAVLQYLYTGSLDEGRGDLMQVATIAELLEVFDLRMMVANVLNRESFMNQEITKAFHVRRANRIKEGLNKGTFADVVFRLDDGCLPAHKPLLISSCNWMAAMFRGSFMESYIEEVSIPNTSTACMRGVLEFLYCGLLTPSPGLEPMELIVLANRLCLPRLVALTEQHAVDELLQLAVKGGDIDGQVLAYLELAQFHNAKQLSTWCLHHICTNYNSICRKFPKDMKVMSPENQRHFEKQRWPPVWFLKEEDRYLRSQKEREREEEILRKQHTKRGWCFWRHPSSSPHVS